In one window of Pseudorasbora parva isolate DD20220531a chromosome 7, ASM2467924v1, whole genome shotgun sequence DNA:
- the calhm6 gene encoding calcium homeostasis modulator protein 6, translating into MNKELTVVSGMDKLKPLLSFTQKQQTNLGFGLIALITAGGEHVFSVFAFKCPCNDWNFIYGNVCLLVPAVALLILSYMLSNKTWKLFTGLCLRKSKLCRFNYAFGFLCVFLQITMTAMVAPLSWIAVALLKGVYFECSMTGANVTLFRRHLCNEKYPHCRTELEKFPCDGTAIPQSERAAVLSIIRAESQVLGWILIASVMMFTFLLTCMARCYSPISYMQLRFWRMYTQKESEFLDSYTAQHAEKLARRNITSFFELTKPIPMKSPPRQAWQKISSFYKFRSMDEYYSILHKYVCTCEDLENPAVRASLKSDHEFSNPAALAFVDEGKLVL; encoded by the exons ATGAACAAAGAGCTTACGGTCGTCTCAGGCATGGATAAGTTAAAACCTTTGCTTAGCTTCACTCAGAAACAGCAGACCAATTTAGGATTCGGATTAATTGCTCTTATAACTGCGGGTGGCGAGCACGTCTTCTCGGTCTTTGCTTTTAAGTGTCCCTGCAATGATTGGAATTTCATTTATGGAAACGTCTGCCTCCTCGTACCAGCTGTCGCCCTGCTCATCCTAAGTTACATGTTGAGcaataaaacatggaaactgTTCACAGGTCTGTGCCTTAGGAAATCGAAACTGTGTCGTTTTAATTACGCATTtggttttttgtgtgtttttcttcAAATCACCATGACTGCGATGGTAGCGCCTCTCAGCTGGATCGCAGTTGCTCTTCTCAAAGGGGTGTATTTCGAGTGCTCAATGACCGGCGCCAACGTTACACTCTTTAGACGCCACCTTTGCAACGAAAAGTATCCTCACTGTCGGACAGAGTTGGAGAAGTTCCCGTGTGATGGAACCGCAATTCCACAAAGTGAGAGAGCGGCCGTTCTGTCCATTATACGCGCAGAGTCGCAG GTACTTGGTTGGATCCTGATAGCGTCCGTCATGATGTTCACCTTTCTGCTCACCTGCATGGCCAGATGCTATTCTCCAATCAGTTACATGCAGCTGAGGTTTTGGAGGATGTACACACAGAAGGAAAGCGAGTTTTTGGACAGCTATACAGCTCAGCATGCCGAAAAGCTTGCTAGGAGAAACATAACAAGTTTCTTTGAGTTAACCAAACCCATTCCTATGAAAAGTCCTCCCAGACAGGCCTGGCAGAAGATCTCCTCCTTCTACAAGTTCAGAAGCATGGATGAATATTACAGCATCCTGCACAAGTATGTGTGCACTTGTGAGGACCTTGAGAATCCAGCAGTGAGGGCTTCACTGAAGTCTGACCATGAATTTTCCAACCCAGCAGCACTTGCATTTGTGGACGAGGGCAAACTGGTCCTGTAG
- the calhm5.1 gene encoding calcium homeostasis modulator protein 5, with translation MSVPAMDSFKTVLRFLTTQKSTIGYSFMALLTIGGERIFSMVSFQCPCNREQNFAYGLTFLLGPAVVLLAIGLFVNSRLWRLYTGCCLNPVKLCPRGNFVGCLSVFVKVLSGACIAPIMWLTVALLNGTFYECAVSGLDENVVVNIFCQNKTPTCREELPQVPCTKFQLHQNEKMELLLMLRAQSQILGWSIIVISAIVALIGTCFKNCRSQVSYLQLTFQKIYMEKEREKFEVFAEDYATKLAERNLKSFFDNKCPEEFPFPNHRAWEEISAVYNFTKSEQCYSTLQKYVERTDRDFGPKKHPVKEGKDGMEMDEAQSCMLVTEMPI, from the exons ATGTCTGTACCAGCTATGGATTCTTTTAAGACTGTCCTAAGGTTCCTCACGACCCAGAAGAGCACTATTGGCTACAGCTTCATGGCTCTTTTGACAATAGGTGGTGAAAGAATCTTCTCCATGGTGTCTTTTCAGTGTCCGTGCAACCGAGAACAGAATTTTGCCTATGGATTAACTTTTCTGCTGGGCCCTGCTGTTGTCTTGCTAGCGATTGGTCTCTTTGTTAATTCACGTCTTTGGCGGTTATACACTGGGTGTTGCCTCAACCCTGTTAAATTATGCCCCAGGGGTAACTTTGTGGGATGTTTGTCAGTGTTTGTAAAAGTGCTATCTGGAGCATGCATTGCCCCTATTATGTGGCTTACTGTAGCACTGTTAAATGGAACTTTTTATGAGTGTGCAGTCAGTGGCCTGGATGAAAATGTGGTGGTGAACATTTTCTGCCAAAACAAGACACCTACGTGCCGGGAAGAACTGCCACAAGTGCCCTGCACCAAGTTCCAGTTGcatcaaaatgaaaaaatgGAACTGTTGTTGATGCTGCGAGCCCAGTCACAG ATACTTGGCTGGTCCATCATTGTCATATCTGCTATAGTAGCGCTGATCGGGACTTGCTTTAAGAACTGTCGCTCTCAAGTAAGCTACCTTCAGTTAACTTTCCAGAAAATCTACATGGAGAAGGAAAGAGAAAAGTTTGAGGTGTTTGCAGAAGACTATGCCACCAAACTAGCAGAGAGAAACCTCAAGAGTTTCTTTGACAACAAATGTCCCGAAGAATTTCCTTTTCCAAATCACAGGGCCTGGGAGGAGATCTCTGCTGTATACAACTTTACAAAAAGCGAACAATGCTACAGCACTCTGCAGAAATACGTGGAGCGCACAGATCGGGACTTTGGCCCTAAGAAGCATCCTGTTAAAGAGGGGAAAGATGGCATGGAGATGGATGAAGCACAAAGCTGCATGCTGGTAACTGAAATGCCTATATGA